A genomic region of Catalinimonas niigatensis contains the following coding sequences:
- the rlmD gene encoding 23S rRNA (uracil(1939)-C(5))-methyltransferase RlmD, whose product MIPLQPMGNRKNIVLKEIRIDRMAAEGKCIAHHEDMVIFVKDVAPGDVVDLKVTKKKKSFMEAKPIHFHQLSSIRTEPFCSHFGICGGCKWQHIPYELQLQYKQQQVVDNFERIGKAPIGEMLPIIPSEETTYYRNKLEYTFSTHRWLTREEIGSGADFDRRALGFHIPQSFEKIIPIVHCYLQPDPSNAIRLALDEFARTHDIPFYDPVNHVGMLRNLIIRTSNTQEVMVIVQFGGEAANHPEKVRQVMQFLQESFPEITSLQYIINPKKNDTYFDLPVELYHGIPHITEKMEDLMFRISPKAFYQTNAQQAYQLYKLARSFANLQGDEVVYDLYTGTGTIANFIARQARQVVGIEYVEDAIEDAKVNAKINDITNSLFYAGDIKEVLNEQFLATHERPDVVITDPPRNGMHPDVVQKLLELQASRIVYVSCNPATQARDVAMLGQKYDVIKLQPVDMFPHTHHVENVALLSLRDVIP is encoded by the coding sequence ATGATACCTTTGCAGCCTATGGGAAACAGGAAAAATATTGTGCTGAAGGAGATCAGAATAGATCGGATGGCTGCTGAAGGTAAATGTATCGCGCATCATGAGGATATGGTAATTTTTGTAAAAGATGTAGCGCCGGGAGATGTGGTTGACCTGAAGGTGACCAAGAAGAAAAAATCGTTTATGGAGGCAAAGCCCATCCATTTTCATCAACTTTCTTCCATCCGTACTGAACCTTTCTGTAGTCATTTTGGAATCTGTGGAGGATGTAAATGGCAGCATATTCCTTACGAACTGCAACTGCAATACAAACAGCAGCAGGTAGTTGATAACTTTGAGCGTATTGGAAAAGCACCGATAGGAGAAATGTTACCCATTATTCCTTCTGAGGAGACAACTTACTACCGGAATAAACTTGAATACACCTTTTCTACCCATCGCTGGCTTACCCGAGAAGAGATTGGTAGCGGAGCAGATTTTGATAGAAGAGCACTGGGTTTTCATATACCTCAAAGTTTTGAAAAGATTATACCCATTGTCCATTGCTATCTTCAACCTGATCCGTCTAATGCAATCAGGCTTGCCTTGGACGAATTTGCCAGGACACATGACATCCCTTTTTATGATCCGGTAAATCATGTGGGTATGCTACGCAATCTGATCATCAGGACCAGCAATACCCAGGAGGTCATGGTCATTGTTCAGTTTGGAGGTGAGGCGGCAAATCATCCGGAAAAAGTCAGGCAGGTGATGCAGTTCCTACAGGAAAGTTTTCCTGAAATCACTTCATTGCAGTATATCATAAACCCTAAGAAAAATGATACCTACTTTGATTTACCAGTAGAATTGTATCATGGCATTCCTCACATCACTGAAAAGATGGAGGATTTGATGTTCAGAATTAGTCCCAAAGCCTTTTATCAGACGAATGCGCAGCAGGCTTATCAACTTTACAAGCTTGCACGATCATTTGCAAATCTGCAAGGTGATGAAGTTGTATATGATCTTTATACCGGTACCGGCACCATTGCAAATTTTATAGCCCGGCAGGCCAGACAGGTAGTAGGTATTGAATATGTGGAAGACGCCATTGAAGATGCCAAGGTCAACGCTAAAATCAATGATATTACCAATTCTCTATTTTATGCTGGTGATATTAAAGAAGTTTTGAATGAACAGTTTCTAGCAACACATGAGCGCCCGGATGTAGTGATTACTGATCCTCCCCGTAACGGGATGCATCCAGACGTGGTACAAAAACTTCTGGAACTGCAAGCTTCTCGTATTGTATACGTGAGTTGTAATCCAGCTACCCAGGCAAGAGATGTAGCTATGCTAGGACAGAAGTATGATGTTATCAAATTACAGCCTGTAGATATGTTTCCTCATACACATCATGTAGAAAATGTTGCACTGCTTTCTCTAAGAGATGTAATCCCATGA